The Hemibagrus wyckioides isolate EC202008001 linkage group LG12, SWU_Hwy_1.0, whole genome shotgun sequence genome includes a window with the following:
- the igf2bp3 gene encoding insulin-like growth factor 2 mRNA-binding protein 3 isoform X7, with product MNKLYIGNVSEQTSALDLETIFEQWKIPFSAPFLLKSGYAFVDCPDEKIAMKAIDTLSGKVELHGKLLEVEHSVPKRQRSCKLQIRNIPPHMQWEVLDGLLAQYGTVENCEQVNTDMETAVVNVRYADKEQARQAVEKLNGFMMENYALKVCYIPDETVLSDPPSMGNRRGGALRGPPRQASPSLGTRPKLQSDIPLRILVPTQFVGAIIGKEGATIRNITKQTRSKIDIHRKENAGAAEKPITVHSTPEGCSSACRSIMEIMQKEAMDTKITEEIPLKILAHNNFVGRLIGKEGRNLKKIEQDTGTKITISPLQDLTLYNPERTITVKGSIEACARAEEEVMKKIREAYENDVAAMNLQSNLIPGLNLNALGLFPGGTTGAISPTMTPGPLSGAQAGYPSFGCSVFPTKVPFWSFSSSHDSLCQQQPESETVHLFIPALAVGAIIGKQGQHIKQLSRFAGASIKIAPADGMDAKHRMVIISGPPEAQFKAQGRIFGKLKEENFFGPKEEVKLEAHIKVPSFAAGRVIGKGGKTVNELQNLTSAEVVVPRDQTPDENDQVIVKITGHFYASQLAQRKIQEILSQVRRQQPKGSPTGAPIPRRK from the exons ATGAACAAGCTATACATCGGCAATGTGAGCGAGCAGACGAGCGCGCTCGACTTGGAAACTATCTTCGAGCAGTGGAAGATACCGTTCAGCGCGCCCTTTTTACTCAAAAGTGGCTACGCGTTCGTGGACTGCCCCGACGAAAAGATCGCGATGAAGGCCATTGACACACTTTCAG gaaAAGTAGAACTTCACGGAAAACTTCTAGAGGTAGAGCATTCGGTCCCCAAGCGCCAAAG GAGCTGTAAACTGCAGATCAGGAATATTCCTCCACACATGCAATGGGAG GTGTTGGATGGATTATTAGCTCAGTATGGCACTGTGGAGAATTGTGAACAAG TTAACACGGACATGGAGACGGCCGTAGTGAACGTGCGTTATGCAGATAAGGAGCAGGCCAGGCA AGCAGTTGAGAAATTGAACGGTTTCATGATGGAAAACTATGCACTGAAGGTCTGCTACATACCAGACGAGACCGTGCTGTCTGATCCCCCGTCTATGGGCAACAGGAGAGGAGGGGCACTACGTGGGCCGCCACGCCAGGCCTCACCCTCTCTGGGAACTCGCCCTAAGCTGCAGTCTGACATTCCACTGCGCATTCTCGTGCCCACCCAGTTTGTGGGTGCCATCATCGGCAAAGAGGGTGCAACCATCCGCAATATTACCAAACAGACACGCTCAAA AATCGACATCCATCGTAAGGAAAATGCAGGAGCAGCAGAGAAACCCATAACGGTCCATTCGACTCCAGAAGGTTGTAGCTCAGCCTGCAGGAGCATCATGGAGATCATGCAGAAGGAAGCCATGGACACGAAAAT CACCGAAGAGATTCCTCTGAAGATTTTGGCTCATAATAACTTTGTGGGGCGTCTGATCGGAAAAGAGGGACGCAATTTGAAAAAAATCGAACAAGACACCGGGACCAAGATCACCATCTCGCC TCTCCAGGACCTGACTCTTTATAACCCTGAGCGAACGATCACTGTGAAGGGCTCGATAGAGGCGTGTGCCAGGGCTGAAGAGGAGGTCATGAAGAAAATCAGAGAGGCTTATGAGAACGACGTGGCCGCCATGAAC CTCCAGTCTAATCTGATTCCCGGCTTGAATTTGAATGCTCTGGGGCTTTTCCCGGGTGGAACAACAGGAGCGATATCTCCCACTATGACACCAGGACCTCTGTCTGGAGCACAAGCTGGATATCCATCATTTGGG TGCAGTGTGTTTCCGACCAAGGTTCCATTTTGGTCCTTCAGCAGTAGCCA TGACTCTCTTTGTCAGCAGCAGCCCGAGTCGGAGACGGTGCATCTCTTCATCCCTGCGCTGGCCGTGGGTGCCATCATCGGGAAGCAGGGCCAGCATATAAAGCAGCTCAGCCGTTTTGCTGGTGCATCAATAAAA ATCGCCCCAGCTGATGGGATGGACGCCAAGCATAGGATGGTCATTATTTCAGGACCACCAGAGGCCCAGTTCAAG gctcaGGGACGTATCTTTGGGAAGCTGAAGGAAGAGAACTTTTTTGGGCCGAAGGAAGAAGTCAAACTAGAAGCTCACATTAAAGTGCCCTCATTTGCTGCTGGACGGGTCATCGGGAAAGGGGGCAAAACG GTGAATGAACTGCAGAACCTGACTAGCGCAGAGGTGGTTGTCCCCCGCGATCAGACACCAGATGAAAATGACCAAGTGATAGTGAAGATTACTGGCCATTTCTATGCAAGCCAG CTAGCTCAGCGAAAGATTCAGGAGATCCTCTCCCAGGTGAGACGACAGCAGCCCAAAGGCTCGCCTACTGGAGCGCCGATACCACGGAGGAAATGA
- the igf2bp3 gene encoding insulin-like growth factor 2 mRNA-binding protein 3 isoform X2 — MNKLYIGNVSEQTSALDLETIFEQWKIPFSAPFLLKSGYAFVDCPDEKIAMKAIDTLSGKVELHGKLLEVEHSVPKRQRSCKLQIRNIPPHMQWEVLDGLLAQYGTVENCEQVNTDMETAVVNVRYADKEQARQAVEKLNGFMMENYALKVCYIPDETVLSDPPSMGNRRGGALRGPPRQASPSLGTRPKLQSDIPLRILVPTQFVGAIIGKEGATIRNITKQTRSKIDIHRKENAGAAEKPITVHSTPEGCSSACRSIMEIMQKEAMDTKITEEIPLKILAHNNFVGRLIGKEGRNLKKIEQDTGTKITISPLQDLTLYNPERTITVKGSIEACARAEEEVMKKIREAYENDVAAMNLQSNLIPGLNLNALGLFPGGTTGAISPTMTPGPLSGAQAGYPSFGQPESETVHLFIPALAVGAIIGKQGQHIKQLSRFAGASIKIAPADGMDAKHRMVIISGPPEAQFKAQGRIFGKLKEENFFGPKEEVKLEAHIKVPSFAAGRVIGKGGKTVNELQNLTSAEVVVPRDQTPDENDQVIVKITGHFYASQLAQRKIQEILSQVRRQQPKGSPTGAPIPRRK, encoded by the exons ATGAACAAGCTATACATCGGCAATGTGAGCGAGCAGACGAGCGCGCTCGACTTGGAAACTATCTTCGAGCAGTGGAAGATACCGTTCAGCGCGCCCTTTTTACTCAAAAGTGGCTACGCGTTCGTGGACTGCCCCGACGAAAAGATCGCGATGAAGGCCATTGACACACTTTCAG gaaAAGTAGAACTTCACGGAAAACTTCTAGAGGTAGAGCATTCGGTCCCCAAGCGCCAAAG GAGCTGTAAACTGCAGATCAGGAATATTCCTCCACACATGCAATGGGAG GTGTTGGATGGATTATTAGCTCAGTATGGCACTGTGGAGAATTGTGAACAAG TTAACACGGACATGGAGACGGCCGTAGTGAACGTGCGTTATGCAGATAAGGAGCAGGCCAGGCA AGCAGTTGAGAAATTGAACGGTTTCATGATGGAAAACTATGCACTGAAGGTCTGCTACATACCAGACGAGACCGTGCTGTCTGATCCCCCGTCTATGGGCAACAGGAGAGGAGGGGCACTACGTGGGCCGCCACGCCAGGCCTCACCCTCTCTGGGAACTCGCCCTAAGCTGCAGTCTGACATTCCACTGCGCATTCTCGTGCCCACCCAGTTTGTGGGTGCCATCATCGGCAAAGAGGGTGCAACCATCCGCAATATTACCAAACAGACACGCTCAAA AATCGACATCCATCGTAAGGAAAATGCAGGAGCAGCAGAGAAACCCATAACGGTCCATTCGACTCCAGAAGGTTGTAGCTCAGCCTGCAGGAGCATCATGGAGATCATGCAGAAGGAAGCCATGGACACGAAAAT CACCGAAGAGATTCCTCTGAAGATTTTGGCTCATAATAACTTTGTGGGGCGTCTGATCGGAAAAGAGGGACGCAATTTGAAAAAAATCGAACAAGACACCGGGACCAAGATCACCATCTCGCC TCTCCAGGACCTGACTCTTTATAACCCTGAGCGAACGATCACTGTGAAGGGCTCGATAGAGGCGTGTGCCAGGGCTGAAGAGGAGGTCATGAAGAAAATCAGAGAGGCTTATGAGAACGACGTGGCCGCCATGAAC CTCCAGTCTAATCTGATTCCCGGCTTGAATTTGAATGCTCTGGGGCTTTTCCCGGGTGGAACAACAGGAGCGATATCTCCCACTATGACACCAGGACCTCTGTCTGGAGCACAAGCTGGATATCCATCATTTGGG CAGCCCGAGTCGGAGACGGTGCATCTCTTCATCCCTGCGCTGGCCGTGGGTGCCATCATCGGGAAGCAGGGCCAGCATATAAAGCAGCTCAGCCGTTTTGCTGGTGCATCAATAAAA ATCGCCCCAGCTGATGGGATGGACGCCAAGCATAGGATGGTCATTATTTCAGGACCACCAGAGGCCCAGTTCAAG gctcaGGGACGTATCTTTGGGAAGCTGAAGGAAGAGAACTTTTTTGGGCCGAAGGAAGAAGTCAAACTAGAAGCTCACATTAAAGTGCCCTCATTTGCTGCTGGACGGGTCATCGGGAAAGGGGGCAAAACG GTGAATGAACTGCAGAACCTGACTAGCGCAGAGGTGGTTGTCCCCCGCGATCAGACACCAGATGAAAATGACCAAGTGATAGTGAAGATTACTGGCCATTTCTATGCAAGCCAG CTAGCTCAGCGAAAGATTCAGGAGATCCTCTCCCAGGTGAGACGACAGCAGCCCAAAGGCTCGCCTACTGGAGCGCCGATACCACGGAGGAAATGA
- the igf2bp3 gene encoding insulin-like growth factor 2 mRNA-binding protein 3 isoform X5 has translation MQWEVLDGLLAQYGTVENCEQVNTDMETAVVNVRYADKEQARQAVEKLNGFMMENYALKVCYIPDETVLSDPPSMGNRRGGALRGPPRQASPSLGTRPKLQSDIPLRILVPTQFVGAIIGKEGATIRNITKQTRSKIDIHRKENAGAAEKPITVHSTPEGCSSACRSIMEIMQKEAMDTKITEEIPLKILAHNNFVGRLIGKEGRNLKKIEQDTGTKITISPLQDLTLYNPERTITVKGSIEACARAEEEVMKKIREAYENDVAAMNLQSNLIPGLNLNALGLFPGGTTGAISPTMTPGPLSGAQAGYPSFGQQPESETVHLFIPALAVGAIIGKQGQHIKQLSRFAGASIKIAPADGMDAKHRMVIISGPPEAQFKAQGRIFGKLKEENFFGPKEEVKLEAHIKVPSFAAGRVIGKGGKTVNELQNLTSAEVVVPRDQTPDENDQVIVKITGHFYASQLAQRKIQEILSQVRRQQPKGSPTGAPIPRRK, from the exons ATGCAATGGGAG GTGTTGGATGGATTATTAGCTCAGTATGGCACTGTGGAGAATTGTGAACAAG TTAACACGGACATGGAGACGGCCGTAGTGAACGTGCGTTATGCAGATAAGGAGCAGGCCAGGCA AGCAGTTGAGAAATTGAACGGTTTCATGATGGAAAACTATGCACTGAAGGTCTGCTACATACCAGACGAGACCGTGCTGTCTGATCCCCCGTCTATGGGCAACAGGAGAGGAGGGGCACTACGTGGGCCGCCACGCCAGGCCTCACCCTCTCTGGGAACTCGCCCTAAGCTGCAGTCTGACATTCCACTGCGCATTCTCGTGCCCACCCAGTTTGTGGGTGCCATCATCGGCAAAGAGGGTGCAACCATCCGCAATATTACCAAACAGACACGCTCAAA AATCGACATCCATCGTAAGGAAAATGCAGGAGCAGCAGAGAAACCCATAACGGTCCATTCGACTCCAGAAGGTTGTAGCTCAGCCTGCAGGAGCATCATGGAGATCATGCAGAAGGAAGCCATGGACACGAAAAT CACCGAAGAGATTCCTCTGAAGATTTTGGCTCATAATAACTTTGTGGGGCGTCTGATCGGAAAAGAGGGACGCAATTTGAAAAAAATCGAACAAGACACCGGGACCAAGATCACCATCTCGCC TCTCCAGGACCTGACTCTTTATAACCCTGAGCGAACGATCACTGTGAAGGGCTCGATAGAGGCGTGTGCCAGGGCTGAAGAGGAGGTCATGAAGAAAATCAGAGAGGCTTATGAGAACGACGTGGCCGCCATGAAC CTCCAGTCTAATCTGATTCCCGGCTTGAATTTGAATGCTCTGGGGCTTTTCCCGGGTGGAACAACAGGAGCGATATCTCCCACTATGACACCAGGACCTCTGTCTGGAGCACAAGCTGGATATCCATCATTTGGG CAGCAGCCCGAGTCGGAGACGGTGCATCTCTTCATCCCTGCGCTGGCCGTGGGTGCCATCATCGGGAAGCAGGGCCAGCATATAAAGCAGCTCAGCCGTTTTGCTGGTGCATCAATAAAA ATCGCCCCAGCTGATGGGATGGACGCCAAGCATAGGATGGTCATTATTTCAGGACCACCAGAGGCCCAGTTCAAG gctcaGGGACGTATCTTTGGGAAGCTGAAGGAAGAGAACTTTTTTGGGCCGAAGGAAGAAGTCAAACTAGAAGCTCACATTAAAGTGCCCTCATTTGCTGCTGGACGGGTCATCGGGAAAGGGGGCAAAACG GTGAATGAACTGCAGAACCTGACTAGCGCAGAGGTGGTTGTCCCCCGCGATCAGACACCAGATGAAAATGACCAAGTGATAGTGAAGATTACTGGCCATTTCTATGCAAGCCAG CTAGCTCAGCGAAAGATTCAGGAGATCCTCTCCCAGGTGAGACGACAGCAGCCCAAAGGCTCGCCTACTGGAGCGCCGATACCACGGAGGAAATGA
- the igf2bp3 gene encoding insulin-like growth factor 2 mRNA-binding protein 3 isoform X3, producing MVSGEVCGDLTGKVELHGKLLEVEHSVPKRQRSCKLQIRNIPPHMQWEVLDGLLAQYGTVENCEQVNTDMETAVVNVRYADKEQARQAVEKLNGFMMENYALKVCYIPDETVLSDPPSMGNRRGGALRGPPRQASPSLGTRPKLQSDIPLRILVPTQFVGAIIGKEGATIRNITKQTRSKIDIHRKENAGAAEKPITVHSTPEGCSSACRSIMEIMQKEAMDTKITEEIPLKILAHNNFVGRLIGKEGRNLKKIEQDTGTKITISPLQDLTLYNPERTITVKGSIEACARAEEEVMKKIREAYENDVAAMNLQSNLIPGLNLNALGLFPGGTTGAISPTMTPGPLSGAQAGYPSFGQQPESETVHLFIPALAVGAIIGKQGQHIKQLSRFAGASIKIAPADGMDAKHRMVIISGPPEAQFKAQGRIFGKLKEENFFGPKEEVKLEAHIKVPSFAAGRVIGKGGKTVNELQNLTSAEVVVPRDQTPDENDQVIVKITGHFYASQLAQRKIQEILSQVRRQQPKGSPTGAPIPRRK from the exons atggtgTCTGGGGAAGTGTGTGGCGATTTGACCg gaaAAGTAGAACTTCACGGAAAACTTCTAGAGGTAGAGCATTCGGTCCCCAAGCGCCAAAG GAGCTGTAAACTGCAGATCAGGAATATTCCTCCACACATGCAATGGGAG GTGTTGGATGGATTATTAGCTCAGTATGGCACTGTGGAGAATTGTGAACAAG TTAACACGGACATGGAGACGGCCGTAGTGAACGTGCGTTATGCAGATAAGGAGCAGGCCAGGCA AGCAGTTGAGAAATTGAACGGTTTCATGATGGAAAACTATGCACTGAAGGTCTGCTACATACCAGACGAGACCGTGCTGTCTGATCCCCCGTCTATGGGCAACAGGAGAGGAGGGGCACTACGTGGGCCGCCACGCCAGGCCTCACCCTCTCTGGGAACTCGCCCTAAGCTGCAGTCTGACATTCCACTGCGCATTCTCGTGCCCACCCAGTTTGTGGGTGCCATCATCGGCAAAGAGGGTGCAACCATCCGCAATATTACCAAACAGACACGCTCAAA AATCGACATCCATCGTAAGGAAAATGCAGGAGCAGCAGAGAAACCCATAACGGTCCATTCGACTCCAGAAGGTTGTAGCTCAGCCTGCAGGAGCATCATGGAGATCATGCAGAAGGAAGCCATGGACACGAAAAT CACCGAAGAGATTCCTCTGAAGATTTTGGCTCATAATAACTTTGTGGGGCGTCTGATCGGAAAAGAGGGACGCAATTTGAAAAAAATCGAACAAGACACCGGGACCAAGATCACCATCTCGCC TCTCCAGGACCTGACTCTTTATAACCCTGAGCGAACGATCACTGTGAAGGGCTCGATAGAGGCGTGTGCCAGGGCTGAAGAGGAGGTCATGAAGAAAATCAGAGAGGCTTATGAGAACGACGTGGCCGCCATGAAC CTCCAGTCTAATCTGATTCCCGGCTTGAATTTGAATGCTCTGGGGCTTTTCCCGGGTGGAACAACAGGAGCGATATCTCCCACTATGACACCAGGACCTCTGTCTGGAGCACAAGCTGGATATCCATCATTTGGG CAGCAGCCCGAGTCGGAGACGGTGCATCTCTTCATCCCTGCGCTGGCCGTGGGTGCCATCATCGGGAAGCAGGGCCAGCATATAAAGCAGCTCAGCCGTTTTGCTGGTGCATCAATAAAA ATCGCCCCAGCTGATGGGATGGACGCCAAGCATAGGATGGTCATTATTTCAGGACCACCAGAGGCCCAGTTCAAG gctcaGGGACGTATCTTTGGGAAGCTGAAGGAAGAGAACTTTTTTGGGCCGAAGGAAGAAGTCAAACTAGAAGCTCACATTAAAGTGCCCTCATTTGCTGCTGGACGGGTCATCGGGAAAGGGGGCAAAACG GTGAATGAACTGCAGAACCTGACTAGCGCAGAGGTGGTTGTCCCCCGCGATCAGACACCAGATGAAAATGACCAAGTGATAGTGAAGATTACTGGCCATTTCTATGCAAGCCAG CTAGCTCAGCGAAAGATTCAGGAGATCCTCTCCCAGGTGAGACGACAGCAGCCCAAAGGCTCGCCTACTGGAGCGCCGATACCACGGAGGAAATGA
- the igf2bp3 gene encoding insulin-like growth factor 2 mRNA-binding protein 3 isoform X1, protein MNKLYIGNVSEQTSALDLETIFEQWKIPFSAPFLLKSGYAFVDCPDEKIAMKAIDTLSGKVELHGKLLEVEHSVPKRQRSCKLQIRNIPPHMQWEVLDGLLAQYGTVENCEQVNTDMETAVVNVRYADKEQARQAVEKLNGFMMENYALKVCYIPDETVLSDPPSMGNRRGGALRGPPRQASPSLGTRPKLQSDIPLRILVPTQFVGAIIGKEGATIRNITKQTRSKIDIHRKENAGAAEKPITVHSTPEGCSSACRSIMEIMQKEAMDTKITEEIPLKILAHNNFVGRLIGKEGRNLKKIEQDTGTKITISPLQDLTLYNPERTITVKGSIEACARAEEEVMKKIREAYENDVAAMNLQSNLIPGLNLNALGLFPGGTTGAISPTMTPGPLSGAQAGYPSFGQQPESETVHLFIPALAVGAIIGKQGQHIKQLSRFAGASIKIAPADGMDAKHRMVIISGPPEAQFKAQGRIFGKLKEENFFGPKEEVKLEAHIKVPSFAAGRVIGKGGKTVNELQNLTSAEVVVPRDQTPDENDQVIVKITGHFYASQLAQRKIQEILSQVRRQQPKGSPTGAPIPRRK, encoded by the exons ATGAACAAGCTATACATCGGCAATGTGAGCGAGCAGACGAGCGCGCTCGACTTGGAAACTATCTTCGAGCAGTGGAAGATACCGTTCAGCGCGCCCTTTTTACTCAAAAGTGGCTACGCGTTCGTGGACTGCCCCGACGAAAAGATCGCGATGAAGGCCATTGACACACTTTCAG gaaAAGTAGAACTTCACGGAAAACTTCTAGAGGTAGAGCATTCGGTCCCCAAGCGCCAAAG GAGCTGTAAACTGCAGATCAGGAATATTCCTCCACACATGCAATGGGAG GTGTTGGATGGATTATTAGCTCAGTATGGCACTGTGGAGAATTGTGAACAAG TTAACACGGACATGGAGACGGCCGTAGTGAACGTGCGTTATGCAGATAAGGAGCAGGCCAGGCA AGCAGTTGAGAAATTGAACGGTTTCATGATGGAAAACTATGCACTGAAGGTCTGCTACATACCAGACGAGACCGTGCTGTCTGATCCCCCGTCTATGGGCAACAGGAGAGGAGGGGCACTACGTGGGCCGCCACGCCAGGCCTCACCCTCTCTGGGAACTCGCCCTAAGCTGCAGTCTGACATTCCACTGCGCATTCTCGTGCCCACCCAGTTTGTGGGTGCCATCATCGGCAAAGAGGGTGCAACCATCCGCAATATTACCAAACAGACACGCTCAAA AATCGACATCCATCGTAAGGAAAATGCAGGAGCAGCAGAGAAACCCATAACGGTCCATTCGACTCCAGAAGGTTGTAGCTCAGCCTGCAGGAGCATCATGGAGATCATGCAGAAGGAAGCCATGGACACGAAAAT CACCGAAGAGATTCCTCTGAAGATTTTGGCTCATAATAACTTTGTGGGGCGTCTGATCGGAAAAGAGGGACGCAATTTGAAAAAAATCGAACAAGACACCGGGACCAAGATCACCATCTCGCC TCTCCAGGACCTGACTCTTTATAACCCTGAGCGAACGATCACTGTGAAGGGCTCGATAGAGGCGTGTGCCAGGGCTGAAGAGGAGGTCATGAAGAAAATCAGAGAGGCTTATGAGAACGACGTGGCCGCCATGAAC CTCCAGTCTAATCTGATTCCCGGCTTGAATTTGAATGCTCTGGGGCTTTTCCCGGGTGGAACAACAGGAGCGATATCTCCCACTATGACACCAGGACCTCTGTCTGGAGCACAAGCTGGATATCCATCATTTGGG CAGCAGCCCGAGTCGGAGACGGTGCATCTCTTCATCCCTGCGCTGGCCGTGGGTGCCATCATCGGGAAGCAGGGCCAGCATATAAAGCAGCTCAGCCGTTTTGCTGGTGCATCAATAAAA ATCGCCCCAGCTGATGGGATGGACGCCAAGCATAGGATGGTCATTATTTCAGGACCACCAGAGGCCCAGTTCAAG gctcaGGGACGTATCTTTGGGAAGCTGAAGGAAGAGAACTTTTTTGGGCCGAAGGAAGAAGTCAAACTAGAAGCTCACATTAAAGTGCCCTCATTTGCTGCTGGACGGGTCATCGGGAAAGGGGGCAAAACG GTGAATGAACTGCAGAACCTGACTAGCGCAGAGGTGGTTGTCCCCCGCGATCAGACACCAGATGAAAATGACCAAGTGATAGTGAAGATTACTGGCCATTTCTATGCAAGCCAG CTAGCTCAGCGAAAGATTCAGGAGATCCTCTCCCAGGTGAGACGACAGCAGCCCAAAGGCTCGCCTACTGGAGCGCCGATACCACGGAGGAAATGA
- the igf2bp3 gene encoding insulin-like growth factor 2 mRNA-binding protein 3 isoform X6 — protein MQIRSRPGIEKLNGFMMENYALKVCYIPDETVLSDPPSMGNRRGGALRGPPRQASPSLGTRPKLQSDIPLRILVPTQFVGAIIGKEGATIRNITKQTRSKIDIHRKENAGAAEKPITVHSTPEGCSSACRSIMEIMQKEAMDTKITEEIPLKILAHNNFVGRLIGKEGRNLKKIEQDTGTKITISPLQDLTLYNPERTITVKGSIEACARAEEEVMKKIREAYENDVAAMNLQSNLIPGLNLNALGLFPGGTTGAISPTMTPGPLSGAQAGYPSFGQQPESETVHLFIPALAVGAIIGKQGQHIKQLSRFAGASIKIAPADGMDAKHRMVIISGPPEAQFKAQGRIFGKLKEENFFGPKEEVKLEAHIKVPSFAAGRVIGKGGKTVNELQNLTSAEVVVPRDQTPDENDQVIVKITGHFYASQLAQRKIQEILSQVRRQQPKGSPTGAPIPRRK, from the exons ATGCAGATAAGGAGCAGGCCAGGCA TTGAGAAATTGAACGGTTTCATGATGGAAAACTATGCACTGAAGGTCTGCTACATACCAGACGAGACCGTGCTGTCTGATCCCCCGTCTATGGGCAACAGGAGAGGAGGGGCACTACGTGGGCCGCCACGCCAGGCCTCACCCTCTCTGGGAACTCGCCCTAAGCTGCAGTCTGACATTCCACTGCGCATTCTCGTGCCCACCCAGTTTGTGGGTGCCATCATCGGCAAAGAGGGTGCAACCATCCGCAATATTACCAAACAGACACGCTCAAA AATCGACATCCATCGTAAGGAAAATGCAGGAGCAGCAGAGAAACCCATAACGGTCCATTCGACTCCAGAAGGTTGTAGCTCAGCCTGCAGGAGCATCATGGAGATCATGCAGAAGGAAGCCATGGACACGAAAAT CACCGAAGAGATTCCTCTGAAGATTTTGGCTCATAATAACTTTGTGGGGCGTCTGATCGGAAAAGAGGGACGCAATTTGAAAAAAATCGAACAAGACACCGGGACCAAGATCACCATCTCGCC TCTCCAGGACCTGACTCTTTATAACCCTGAGCGAACGATCACTGTGAAGGGCTCGATAGAGGCGTGTGCCAGGGCTGAAGAGGAGGTCATGAAGAAAATCAGAGAGGCTTATGAGAACGACGTGGCCGCCATGAAC CTCCAGTCTAATCTGATTCCCGGCTTGAATTTGAATGCTCTGGGGCTTTTCCCGGGTGGAACAACAGGAGCGATATCTCCCACTATGACACCAGGACCTCTGTCTGGAGCACAAGCTGGATATCCATCATTTGGG CAGCAGCCCGAGTCGGAGACGGTGCATCTCTTCATCCCTGCGCTGGCCGTGGGTGCCATCATCGGGAAGCAGGGCCAGCATATAAAGCAGCTCAGCCGTTTTGCTGGTGCATCAATAAAA ATCGCCCCAGCTGATGGGATGGACGCCAAGCATAGGATGGTCATTATTTCAGGACCACCAGAGGCCCAGTTCAAG gctcaGGGACGTATCTTTGGGAAGCTGAAGGAAGAGAACTTTTTTGGGCCGAAGGAAGAAGTCAAACTAGAAGCTCACATTAAAGTGCCCTCATTTGCTGCTGGACGGGTCATCGGGAAAGGGGGCAAAACG GTGAATGAACTGCAGAACCTGACTAGCGCAGAGGTGGTTGTCCCCCGCGATCAGACACCAGATGAAAATGACCAAGTGATAGTGAAGATTACTGGCCATTTCTATGCAAGCCAG CTAGCTCAGCGAAAGATTCAGGAGATCCTCTCCCAGGTGAGACGACAGCAGCCCAAAGGCTCGCCTACTGGAGCGCCGATACCACGGAGGAAATGA